The sequence CATTCTGACCGATTCATTCATTGCCTGCTTTCTGGTAAGTAAATTTCCGTTGCTGGTAGCGTTATTACCTGCAGAATTTGACTCAGTGCGCGATTTTTTTACCGCGTTCCTGTTTTAACTTGCGGCTAGTCCAGCTTGGGCTCTTCACCAGGATGAAGCGCCTTCCACTTTTCCAGTAAAGCATCTCGGCTCTCTTCGTTTTCTGGGTCCAAAACGAGAGCTTCTACCGGACATATATCAACGCATTGCGGAGACTGGTAACTGCCAACACACTCCGTGCATCGGGCCGGGTTAACGACGTACTTCGTCTCTCCTTCGCTGATAGCATTGTTGGGGCATTCCGTTTCACAGGCACCGCAACTAATGCAATCATCCGTTATTTTGTATGCCATCTGGTTATTTTTCCTCCTTGAATAATCACTGTCAATATATCGAGAATTATTTCTTGCTAACTATTTTTTCCCGGGTGCTGCTTATTCCTCACAGCGCGGGCGATATGCGTTGGAACGAAATCGCTAATGTCGCCATTCAGACGGGCAACTTCCTTCAATATCGAACTGCTTAAAAACTGGAATTTCGGGCTGGCCATGAGACATACCATTTCAAGGTCAGGATCGAGCTGCTTGTTCATCATTGCCATTGCAAACTCAAATTCAAAATCACCACTTACCCTG comes from Dehalococcoidales bacterium and encodes:
- a CDS encoding YfhL family 4Fe-4S dicluster ferredoxin → MDSDYSRRKNNQMAYKITDDCISCGACETECPNNAISEGETKYVVNPARCTECVGSYQSPQCVDICPVEALVLDPENEESRDALLEKWKALHPGEEPKLD